In one Polaribacter sp. ALD11 genomic region, the following are encoded:
- a CDS encoding TonB-dependent receptor, translating to MKKGFLIYTILIGIFSANAQEKKKDTIVKTEIVNVVTKYNPKIADAKKIKSNPTIQLLKKSDKKKLEYTISSAPVASTFIPKTGIVKGINVGVKERVYNNYLAAGFGNYASPYAELFIYKNTRFDNEFGLHAKYSASEENVSSSVLNSNFLNFNAATFFKQEERYFDWKVSLESERKNYNWYGLPQDRVFTDAVVNAIDEEQNYNFFKLTGDFKFHDSYIEYGRVSASYFTDKFESSEIVANLDANLIFPLDFLSNNLNEISIKTGIELLKGSFKNSYNNTGAIDYNQITAKLIPEYKLEYAGFSMKASLRTFISLDPENDITNFFMFPDLFLQTTIFKKYINGYGGFTGNLETNTYKKFTEENPYVSPTLFITQTAESSNFFIGFKGNITRDISYNVKVSVKKEEDKPLFLRNNSKTDGTTTIPNGKPLKGYEYGNSYRIYYDDVNSTSFFTEVEYIFDRYLTFSTQIQYDNYTTTNALESWNLPSLQGAVIAKYKADKWYATANIFYVDERKDALYNAEFPSSLKAIQTLNSFIDVNLNGGYHFNDKFSAFLRLNNILNTDYQRFANFDTQGFQVLGGITYKFDF from the coding sequence ATGAAAAAAGGCTTTCTTATATACACTATTTTAATCGGTATCTTTTCTGCTAATGCGCAAGAAAAGAAGAAAGATACTATTGTAAAAACAGAGATTGTAAATGTGGTTACAAAATACAACCCCAAAATTGCAGATGCTAAAAAAATAAAAAGTAATCCTACAATTCAATTGCTTAAAAAGAGCGACAAGAAAAAATTAGAATATACTATTTCCTCCGCACCTGTTGCTTCCACATTTATTCCTAAAACAGGTATTGTAAAAGGGATTAATGTTGGTGTAAAAGAAAGAGTTTATAATAACTACTTGGCCGCTGGATTTGGCAATTATGCAAGTCCATATGCAGAGTTATTCATCTATAAAAATACTCGGTTCGATAATGAATTTGGTTTGCATGCAAAATATAGTGCATCCGAAGAAAATGTTAGTAGTTCTGTTCTAAACAGTAATTTTTTAAATTTTAATGCTGCTACTTTTTTTAAACAAGAAGAGCGTTATTTTGATTGGAAAGTGAGTTTAGAGTCAGAAAGAAAGAACTACAATTGGTATGGTTTACCTCAAGACCGAGTTTTTACAGATGCAGTTGTAAATGCTATTGATGAAGAACAAAATTATAACTTTTTTAAATTAACGGGAGATTTTAAATTTCATGACTCTTATATAGAGTACGGTAGGGTTTCTGCTTCTTATTTTACAGATAAATTTGAAAGTTCTGAAATAGTTGCTAATCTCGATGCCAATTTAATTTTCCCTTTAGATTTTTTAAGTAATAATTTAAATGAAATTTCAATAAAAACAGGAATAGAACTCTTAAAAGGTTCTTTTAAAAACAGTTACAATAACACTGGCGCAATCGATTACAATCAAATTACCGCAAAATTAATTCCAGAATACAAACTTGAATATGCAGGCTTTTCAATGAAAGCAAGTTTAAGAACCTTTATTTCCCTAGATCCAGAGAATGATATTACTAATTTCTTCATGTTTCCAGATTTATTTTTACAAACGACTATTTTCAAGAAATACATAAATGGGTATGGTGGTTTTACAGGTAACTTAGAAACGAACACTTATAAAAAATTCACAGAAGAAAACCCGTATGTTTCACCAACTTTATTTATTACACAAACAGCAGAATCGTCAAACTTTTTTATTGGTTTCAAAGGAAATATTACAAGAGACATTAGTTACAATGTAAAAGTTAGTGTAAAAAAGGAAGAAGACAAGCCATTATTTTTAAGAAATAATTCTAAAACTGATGGAACTACAACTATTCCTAATGGCAAACCTTTAAAAGGGTACGAATACGGAAATTCTTATCGAATTTATTATGATGATGTAAACTCAACTTCATTTTTTACAGAAGTCGAATATATTTTCGATAGATATCTTACCTTTTCTACACAGATTCAATATGATAATTATACAACTACAAATGCTTTAGAAAGCTGGAATTTGCCAAGTTTACAGGGTGCCGTTATAGCAAAATACAAGGCAGATAAATGGTATGCGACTGCAAATATTTTTTATGTAGATGAACGTAAAGATGCTTTGTACAATGCAGAATTCCCTTCAAGTTTAAAAGCTATTCAAACTTTAAATTCATTTATCGATGTAAACCTAAACGGTGGTTATCATTTTAATGATAAATTTTCTGCTTTTCTAAGATTAAATAACATATTGAATACAGATTACCAACGTTTTGCAAATTTTGATACGCAAGGTTTTCAAGTTTTAGGAGGAATTACGTATAAGTTTGATTTTTAA